One region of Mangifera indica cultivar Alphonso chromosome 3, CATAS_Mindica_2.1, whole genome shotgun sequence genomic DNA includes:
- the LOC123212278 gene encoding mini zinc finger protein 3-like, with protein sequence MKKRQVVVKRDASGRSSSTSSSVVRCVRYGECQKNHAANIGGYAVDGCREFMASGEEGTSALTCAACGCHRNFHRRTVETEVVCEYTPPNSS encoded by the coding sequence ATGAAGAAGCGTCAAGTGGTGGTTAAAAGAGATGCATCCGGGAGAAGTTCTAGTACTTCTTCTTCAGTTGTCAGATGTGTCCGATACGGCGAATGCCAAAAGAATCATGCGGCAAATATCGGAGGATACGCCGTGGATGGCTGTAGAGAATTCATGGCGAGTGGGGAAGAAGGAACGAGTGCGCTCACATGCGCCGCTTGCGGCTGCCACAGAAACTTCCACAGAAGAACAGTGGAAACTGAGGTAGTTTGTGAGTATACTCCACCCAATTctagttaa